tttcccaTTTCCTAACATACACATACTAATTGACAAATGCGCCatgcatgaactccaatcctttgtggattgctttgcaggatatcatcagatctggatggacgaaaaGAATGCTGAAAAGATCGCCTATATCACACCATGGGgggtatattgttacaaaatgatgtcgtttggtttgaagaatgctggggccacctacatgagggccatgaagACTATCTTCCACGACATTATACACAAgtaaatagaggtgtatgtggatgatgttatcatcaaatctaaaaggagtttggatcacatagcagacctaAAGAAATTGTTCGATCGTCTtcgaaaataaaatttgaagttgaaccctacaaaatgtgccttcggagtccgtGCTAGAAAAGTGTTAGATttcatcgtcagccgccgaggtattgagttagacccgtcaaaaatcaaagttgTCCAGGACTTGCCGCcaccaaagaataagaaagatgtgatgcaTTTTCTAGGACGCCTCAATTATATCACCCGTTTTATAGCACAATCAACGATGATATGTTAGccaatcttcaaaatgttgaggaaagataCTGCAACAAGCTAGATCGGAGAATGCCAGAAAAcattcgacaaaatcaaggaatatttatctAAACCACCCGTATTTTTCCCACCAGAACTAGGAAGACCTCTACTGCTTTATTTGTCTGTGTTGGATGGAGTCTTTGGctgcgttctggggcaacatgataaaACTGGGATGAAAGAGCATGCGATATATTATCTAAGCAAAAGGTTCACGCCTTACGAAGCCCGATACTCTTTGTTAGAACGCACTTGCTATGCTTTGACATAGATAGCTCAGAAGTGGAGACATTATTTCTATgcgtacactacatatctcatatcaaggatggatctactaaaatacatctttcagaaacctatgcctacgggtaagttagcaaagtggcagatattgctgagtgagttcgatatcatctatgtaactcacaaggaagtcaaagggcaagcattagCTCATCACTTGGTAGAAAATCCCTTAGAAGGAGATTACAAACCATTGGAGACGTATTTTCACGACGAAAAAGTGTAATTTGTAGAAGAAGACATTATCGAAAAatacgatggttggaggatgttcttcaaCGGAGCAACAAACTTCAAGGGAGTGGGCATCGGAGATGTagtagtatcagaaaccggtcaacattacctggtatccgcaaaactcaggttcccgtgaaccaacaatatggaagaatatgaagcctgcattttgGGACTCAAGTTGGctatcgacatgaacattcaggagttgctagtaATCGGAGATTCTGATCTATTTCTAGGAGAACAGGCTActaagaacaccaaaatattacCATATTTGCATTGTGTACAAGatttgatcaagaggttcacaaagatagagttcaaacatgttccaaagATTCAGAATGAGTCTGCAGATGCATTATCCAcattgtcttccatgatacaacatccagacaagaatttcatcaaccCTGTCCCAATAGGAATCCATAAGCAGCCAACTTATTGTACTCTtgttgaagaagagtttgacaGAAATctgtggttccacgacatcaaggaatacttggaaaAGGGAGAATATCCAAGGAATGCTAAACACACTCAGAAGCGCACTCTCCGAagattggccaatcatttctttcAAAGtagaggaattctgtatagaagaactcctgactTGGGATTATTGCGATATGTTGATGCCAAGGAGGCATCTAGACTGCTCGAAGAAATACATGTCGGAACTTGCAGACCCCACATGAACGGTTTCGttttggccaagaagatattaagagcgaGTTATTTTTGAATggctatggaaacagactgcatcaaatatgttcaaaaatgTCACCAATGCCatatacatgctgatatgatacgagtacCGCCCAACGAACTCATTGCAACTAGTTCGCCCTGGCCATTctctgcttggggcatggatgtcatcggaccaatcgAACTCGCTGCTTCAAACAGACATAGGTTCATTTTGGTGgctatagactacttcacaaaatggttTGAAGCCATATCCTATAAGGATGTAACTAAGAAGGTCACAGCAAATTTTGTTCGGGACCGCATTAtttgtcgatttggagtacctgagtcaatcattactgacaacGAAGCCAATCTTaatagtgacctgatgaaagctatgtgtgaaacattTTAGGTCAAGCATCAGAACTCTATAGAATACAAGCCAcaaatgaatggagtcgtagaagccgccaataagaacatcaagaagatattaaggaaaatggtgGACAACTACAAGCAATGGAACAAAAAGCTACCATTTTCTTTGCTCGGGTATCGAACCACTGTTCGCATGTCCACTAGGGCAACCCCCTACCTACTAGCCTATGGTACTGAGGCAGTTATCCCTACCGAAATGGAAATTcattccttaaggatcatacaagaggCCAAGCTCAATGATGCGTCATGGGTATGAAGCCGgtatgaacaactagctctcattgatggtaaaagaataaatgcagtatgtcatggtcaactctaccagaacagaatggcaagagctttcaatAAAAAGGTTAAGTCAAGGCAATTCACACCGAGGCAATTAGTGCTGAAacgaatcttcccacatcaggatgaatCAAAAGGGAAGTTATCACCCTACTGGAAAGGCCCTTATATGGTTCACCGAGTACTAATATGAGGATCCCTTATACTTGCGGCAATGGGTGGAGAGATtttgccaaaacctatcaatttggatacagtcaagagatactatgtttaaggatatgtttgcactttctatttgatgtaacctaaactacgcttgacctgattcccctttaagaggggatacgtaggtagccctgtgggttcggtcacatcataataagATCTTTATTCCCCCTATGATCAGCAACTGGGGCAAGATCTCGTGTTGGCCCGATCTCATCGTATTTAGAGTTATCGAGGAATGTATCGtcagaagtatgcatttaaactggggcagaattttgaggaggatcctcaaaatttcAAGTTAAGGAGGTTGCAATCTCCCAAAAGCATGTCACAGTCATCAATTCAACAAAATTATTTTCTCTCATGCATTATCACATATTTTAAACaactatatttttatataaacaatttatcacaaatgcatgtttttcgaaaatttcattttttgtggTAGCCTGACGTTACCCGGGGTGACTCAAACAGGACCTCGAAACAAGAACAAATTCAACGCAAGGAATTGAGAGAACGAACAAACCTTCCCCCCTCCAAACTCACAATTTTCCTTTGGATACAGGCACGGGGAATGTAACAAGGACGTCCGCAAATATATGCACACAACAAGATCACTATATTAATACCGACAAAAGTCGCCTAGCACAAATACGccaagctaagaaatactttgccCTCTCGCATTTAATCATTGCACAGGGCTAAAGCACTGGCCTcattaattgcataaggctaagcactgcctttctttgcatgagaccaAGAATTGTCTCCATTCTCCGTatgaggctaaacactgcctccatactgcataaggctaaacactaccTTTCTTgcgtgagactaagcattgtctccattctttacatgaggctaagcacttcctccattattgcataaggctaagcactgcctttctttgcatgagactaagcatcgtctccattctttgcatgaggctaggcACTGCCTCCATTACTTCACAAGGCTAAACATTacttttccttgcatgagactaagcactgtctccattccttgcatgaggctaaatgCTGCCTCCATACTACATAAATCCAAGCACTACCTttccttgtatgagactaagcattgtctccactctttgcatCGGGCTAAGCAATGCCCTCATTTCATaaaagactaagccttgtctcgtCTCCTTCTCACATATGACTAAGCATTACTTGTTTCCTCTATCAAATGATCGATATCACCGCatatttgcatttcatgggctgaaatatcaccacgtTGTCCGAAGGCACcatagtctgaaggcatcatcctcatagcccaaagacatcatgccatggccaaaTGATCTCTCAAAACTGCATATCATTATtaaaaggcgtcatagtccaaaggCACCATCCTTACTTGACCTCATTTCATGGCCGGTGAATCCTTTaccatacgcttcatggcccaggacatcacagtctaaggacatcatcctcatcgtccaaagacaactctcaTAGTCCGAAAGAAATtcacatcatgtttaaattttcacaataacccatatatattcgcGTGCATCATGTTTTTAAGTTTTTcaggtaactcgggaggtaaccgttctacaaacagGAGCAATTCTCGCTCCGGTTTTAATTCACAATGTTCACATCCTTCGATCACCTCAAACGTAACCGATAATCAGCAATTGATTACCCCTTGATCTATAACCGTTCAAATATTTGCCTTATAGATACGCAACAACCAAATTCGCATTCATAGGTCCACCCGAAATCATCCGTTGATCACGAAAAGATCGCATCCAAAAATCCTTTTCGAAACATACGACCACTCTATAACAATTCCATCAGTTTCGTTcgtcgttggatccagaactacacacacAGCCTGATTCCcctaacaccagggatatgtaggtaactCAAGACCCAGGGTTCGGCCCCCATTTCATTTCCCACTCACTTcagacaaaattggtcatcattttctttacccgacaactctttcatcattcccgggtaaagaggggcagttgttgatacccaattttacccTCATGTTTTTATAAGTGTCACATATACTTTATTTTGCATTATTACCTAATTTACAGGGTTCATATAAGTATTTTCCATGactttccataattttaaagctttaaaatggattttcttgcattttaattacttgaatatgtattaattccccctctaaattattttatgatgacttaatcataaaaatttattatttgcatctacatatatgtttcataatattttactttatcttaTATAATTATACTTATATTTTAAgctattttacataatttttcaCTAATAGCCTATATGTTGcgcataattatatttttattatattatttgtgaCAActagcattttatatttttataatattactGTTATTTTAACGGCATCTtactacataaataatatttttattatttgttaattacctcttataaattatttttcgtgtatttaatttgtagcccaatttggagccaatttcGGACTCAATCTATCAAACCACACGCCAACCCAACCCCAAAACCCCAAAGCCCAATCCAAATGACCCTTGTGTCTGACCCGGTCACAACTCACTTCAAACGACCTGCCCCACCTATTTTTTAATCCAgaccgttgatctctcaagattaACGGTCCACGATAACCCCACCCTTTTTAATTACATCTTCCCCAAACCCTATCCCCATTCTTCAGCGACAACCGCCTATGAACCCTCTCTACTCCTCTTCTCTCTTTTGAAGAACCCTAGCCCCTTCTCCCTTAATTCCCTCTCCTAGTCCCGTTGATAATGGTATTCCACCATTATTTGCTTACCATATCTATGTTTCTCCGCCATTGGTCACACATTTATGGTATTACTTAGGTATTTTCCCAGTTTTAGCAAATACCATCTCTATATCGGACTGGAATCAACCTCATTCTTGAAGATTTGGACAATATTTCGTCTATGTACATGAAAAAGGGTCTGATTCTTCGTACTAGTTGGCCGATTTTTGAGTATTAAACCCTAACTAGGGTTTGgagtttgatttctttcctttccgGTTACTTACTGATtgcatgtgatattttactatttttcttcatgtttacttgatttcttttcttatttacttgCCTGATTCAACATTATATAAACCTTTTTCCCGTCTCCCCTAGAGGAGGATTTTTATGAATTAACTACTATTACTACCACtattctctcactctcactcaTTCTATACTATTCTAAGACTTCAATTTttgccggctgaaagccaaggccaccgggaTCTGTTCATTAGCCTCTTCCAGTGCAAGTACTGCTCGAAGCCCActtcgaggctcttgtgaactctgaagcactaGAGATTTGAGGTTTCATTATTCTCCTACAATTGCTACTATTCCTGATATTTTGAGTTTCTCATTCTTTATTCCCTTTGTTTTCAACTGGTTAGTACCTTATACTCTCGCAATTCTACttctttgtgattgtgtttgtgTTATGTGCACTAGTGCTACTTGAATTTCCCTGAGTTAATTTCGATATTATGCCACTTCATATACAATTCTGCTTGTTTAGTACTACTTTGTAGTTCCACTAGCTTCAATTCTGTTCAGGTCTTGATTTTAACTCATATGTGGCTAGCTAAGTTAATTCATGATGCATTCATGATTCGTAATTAAAACCTAATTGATTCTTGTTGCACCGTGTTTTGAATTCTGCTACTGAAGCCCTTAGGAAACTATGTCCTTGCTCAGGATTACTCTCTTCCTATTGAATCCTTATACATAACTTGTTGTTTCTCTGCAAATGATGTGACAATACTATCTAAATGCTTAGCCTAATATGTTCTTTTGCCACTATTAGCCTTAATACATGCCCTTATAAGTGTCCAACCTAattgattgttcatcttcatgttTAAGTATAACTGCTTACTTAAGGTCTATTGCTTATCATGAATTCATGACTTAGATTCTCTTAGTGAATTAATGCATGCCCATAATTTATTTGAATGTGTGTTTGCTAAGACTTTCATGTACAACTTGTTACCTCCCTGAAATCACATTGTGATTATGTGGATTCCCTATGCCAATATTGTTACAATTCCCATGCGGACTTGTTTCTTTGCTATGATGTTGTGTGCTCAGTGACTGCTTAGGACTCGTAGAGTGAATTCCAACATATGTCTATCATATTCTTCCTATGTCAACTAGAATAAGCCATATCCCTCTTCATGTGAAGTATATTTGTCATGGATGCTTACTTGGTTGATTTAGAACCTTCGTGTCATTTTCCTAAACATTTCACATGTTAAGTTCAAGTTAGTTATGATCATTAGGCTCTTTTGTTAAAGTTTTTCTTGTGAGACTATTTCCCCGTTGTTTCTTCTAATTATGACTCTTTGACTCTATATCCAGAATCAACGTCTGGAGTCCTACTGAGATTAGTTTGGAATATGCCTACCTTGAATTTCTACTTTTGTTGTCCCATGATGTTTAAACCTATTGATGAGAGCTTGTTTCTATCTACGCCATATGTTCATGCAAGGGATTTTGTGTAGcctcatttgtgtgtcttggtctGGAAATCTCTACTCTATGTCAGCTATAGTGTTGAGGGATAAATTTCCTAAGTCATAAAGTTTGTTTTGTTGGCCTAGTACTTAGCTTGTGTCGTTATGGCTATTTATGTATTCCATGGGAAAGCAAGGCAACGGTCTTATGGTTTAGGCCTAGCTGTTGGGCTAGTTGGATACTCAGAACTGAAGCATGTTAATGACCACCTAGAGTGTGGGTCTGTTCATCACCTGAGGCTCCAGGCTTAGTTGAAGGCCTAGAAGCCGCCGCTGGGTATTCTGTATTTACATTGGGCCTGTGGTGCTTCTAGTTGGGCTTGTGATCATTCTTTTGACCTTGTAATTAT
This DNA window, taken from Nicotiana tabacum cultivar K326 chromosome 4, ASM71507v2, whole genome shotgun sequence, encodes the following:
- the LOC142180007 gene encoding uncharacterized protein LOC142180007 produces the protein MEEYEACILGLKLAIDMNIQELLVIGDSDLFLGEQATKNTKILPYLHCVQDLIKRFTKIEFKHVPKIQNESADALSTLSSMIQHPDKNFINPVPIGIHKQPTYCTLVEEEFDRNLWFHDIKEYLEKGEYPRNAKHTQKRTLRRLANHFFQSRGILYRRTPDLGLLRYVDAKEASRLLEEIHVGTCRPHMNGFVLAKKILRASYF